A stretch of DNA from Flavobacteriaceae bacterium MAR_2009_75:
GTTATGTGAATATGGCGTCTGCCGATTACAGGGCTGTCCACTGTCGATTATCAGTACCTTGCGCAAAGAACGGCCAAGGGCCATGGCAGCGGAAAGGCCGGAATAACTTCCTCCGACAATAATTACATCAAAACAATATTGAGTTGTCATACGATTGGGCTTAGAAGGTTGAACTTGCACAAATGTATTAAAAATATTATTATTGCAAACTAGTCGCAATAAAATAGCGAAACTATCGCATTACTATGGAGCGTAGAAACACACAGACTAAACAGGCGGTCTTAGAAGTCTTGTCCCAATCGGGTAAGGCTCTGAGCAGAGAGGCCATTGAAAAGAAAATCACGACAGCTATCAATCGTGCTACGGTATATCGTGTGTTGAACCGATTTTGTGATGATGGGATGCTGCACAGGGTAGTTGCCGATAACGGAAAGCAGTACTTTGCCATTTGTACCAATTGTGAAGATAAGGTATTGGCCGGTCATCATTTTCATTTTCGTTGTCTGAGTTGTGAGACCATCGAATGTTTGCCGGTACCTGTTGATTTTTCGCCCCCAAAAGGCTATCAGGTCAGTGGCCTTAATTGTATGGTGACGGGTACCTGTAGCGATTGTACGATTTAGCTTATGAAAGAGAATGAAAAGGCCAATAAAAGAATAAAGGAGCCATGGCCTACCAAAGCGGCTATGGAGCAAGTGTATAAAAAAAATCTTTGGGGCGGAAAGCCTGATACCTTTTATTCTGGGGAGGGCTCACACCGACCTGAACTCGTGCAACCCTATATCGATGTGGTAACCACTTTTTTAAATTCTTTTCAGGAACGGATTTCAGTTTGTGATTTGGGTTGTGGTGATTTTAATGTGGGGAAAGAGTTGGTAACGCATGCACAAAGCTATGTAGCCATGGATATTGTACCGGAACTTATAGCATATAACCAAGAAAAATTCAAGACCGATAATTTAGAATTTCAATGCTTGGATATCGCTGCAGATGAATTGCCCATTGCCGATTGTGTACTACTTCGGCAAGTACTGCAACATTTATCGAATGCCGAGGTGCAGCGTGTGGTCGATAAACTCCCCAATTATAAGTATGTGATTCTTACCGAACATCTACCGGTTGGAGATTTTATACCTAACAAAGATATTATATCGGGACAAGGAATACGCCTTAAAAGGCAGAGCGGACTAGACCTCTTGGCATCTCCCTTTAATTTGCAAATAAAAGAAAAAAAGGAATTGTTGTCTGTGGATTTAGA
This window harbors:
- a CDS encoding Fur family ferric uptake transcriptional regulator, with amino-acid sequence MERRNTQTKQAVLEVLSQSGKALSREAIEKKITTAINRATVYRVLNRFCDDGMLHRVVADNGKQYFAICTNCEDKVLAGHHFHFRCLSCETIECLPVPVDFSPPKGYQVSGLNCMVTGTCSDCTI
- a CDS encoding methyltransferase family protein, which encodes MKENEKANKRIKEPWPTKAAMEQVYKKNLWGGKPDTFYSGEGSHRPELVQPYIDVVTTFLNSFQERISVCDLGCGDFNVGKELVTHAQSYVAMDIVPELIAYNQEKFKTDNLEFQCLDIAADELPIADCVLLRQVLQHLSNAEVQRVVDKLPNYKYVILTEHLPVGDFIPNKDIISGQGIRLKRQSGLDLLASPFNLQIKEKKELLSVDLERGKGRIVTWLYSSFNL